The Euphorbia lathyris chromosome 2, ddEupLath1.1, whole genome shotgun sequence genome includes a window with the following:
- the LOC136220471 gene encoding probable inactive patatin-like protein 9 encodes MELSKVTLEIFSKLEHNWLSHCQNANKTRILSIDGGCAGTTGIVAATALIHLEDQIRLKIGDPQARIADFFDIVVGTGIGALLAAMLTADDGSGRPLFTAKDAAAFLSHKHSQLFKVKVTGYLRRRRRFSGKNMEKALKEALRRDDGKILTLSDTCKPLLIPCFDLNSSAPFVFSKADASESPSFNFDLWKVCRATLATPSLLKPFNLTSVDGKTTCCGIDGGLVMNNPTAAAVTHVLHNKRDFPSVNGVEDLLVLSLGNGPSSGSLSMKNVSRNGECSTSAVVNIVLDGVSETVDQMLGNAFCWNRTDYVRIQANGLTSDVVVGPRVEDEVLKEKGVESLPFGGKRLLMETNGERIENFVQRLVASGRSSLPPSPCKDSALTLLPDAR; translated from the exons ATGGAGCTCAGTAAGGTCACTCTCGAGATCTTTTCCAAGCTCGAGCACAACTGGCTTTCTCACTGTCAAAATGCTAACAAAACTCGTATCCTCTCTATTGATGGTGGTTGTGCTGGAACTACCGGCATTGTTGCTGCTACTGCTCTTATCCACCTTGAAGATCAGATCCGCCTCAAAATCGGTGATCCTCAAGCTCGTATCGCCGATTTCTTTGATATTGTTGTCGGCACAGGCATCGGTGCTCTCCTTGCCGCCATGCTTACTGCTGATGACGGCTCCGGCCGTCCTCTCTTTACTGCTAAAGATGCTGCCGCATTTCTTTCTCACAAACATTCCCAACTTTTCAAGGTCAAGGTTACTGGATACCTCCGAAGACGCAGAAGATTTTCCGGTAAAAACATGGAGAAGGCTTTGAAAGAGGCATTGCGGCGAGATGACGGAAAGATATTGACCTTGTCTGACACGTGCAAACCTCTTCTCATTCCTTGCTTTGACCTCAATAGCTCGGCTCCTTTCGTTTTCTCCAAAGCCGACGCCTCCGAGTCACCGAGTTTTAACTTCGATCTCTGGAAAGTGTGCCGCGCCACTCTAGCCACCCCGAGCTTGTTGAAGCCTTTCAACCTGACATCCGTGGACGGAAAGACTACTTGCTGCGGTATTGATGGTGGTCTGGTGATGAACAACCCGACGGCAGCAGCAGTGACGCATGTGCTCCACAATAAGAGGGATTTCCCGTCGGTAAATGGAGTGGAGGATCTGTTGGTTCTTTCCTTAGGTAACGGTCCATCGAGTGGATCGTTAAGTATGAAGAATGTGAGCCGCAACGGCGAGTGCTCAACATCGGCAGTTGTTAATATTGTACTTGACGGCGTTTCGGAGACTGTGGACCAGATGTTAGGGAACGCTTTTTGCTGGAATCGTACAGACTACGTCAGAATCCAG GCAAACGGATTGACAAGCGATGTAGTGGTGGGGCCAAGAGTAGAAGATGAGGTGTTGAAGGAGAAAGGAGTTGAGTCGTTACCGTTTGGCGGGAAGCGGTTATTGATGGAGACTAACGGAGAAAGAATCGAAAACTTTGTACAACGCCTAGTAGCTTCAGGAAGGAGTAGCTTGCCCCCCAGCCCCTGCAAGGATTCCGCCCTCACTCTTCTACCCGACGCCCGTTAA